The Seriola aureovittata isolate HTS-2021-v1 ecotype China chromosome 16, ASM2101889v1, whole genome shotgun sequence genomic interval GACTACAGCAGCTTCATTAACTCTGTGTGTAACCGTAACTGTTATATTTTTGATATTGGTAGAAACGTTTGTCTTGCTAGTTTTGGATGTATGTATGTGGAGAACGTGATGAAATCAATCATATTGTGTTTGGAGACTGAAAAGTAATTGAGATTACACAAATTTCAAGTATGTCTATTCAAATCATTCTCTATTTTGTATTGGCTTGTGTTTCCGCATTAATCACTGATTATTAAAGATCAGTTACCGCTCCCTGAATTTGACACATCTGGCATTACTcccaaaaacagaaacatgtaggtgagtgtgaatgttttttgtgaaattgGTCATATAGATAATTTGaagacagcaataaaaaaaatcaaagtgggGGAAAAACCTTcctgtgttgtgatttttaGTTTCTTCTTTCAACTCGGTGCCATCCTGCAGGATCAACTGGTTCCTCAGGTTTCATTGCCCCGCAAAGGAGACGGTGCTGCAGGAGGGAACTCGCCTATCTTGATTCCAGGTTTTTGCACAGACGGTACATTCTTTACATATAGATAATTGTAGGATGTTTGTAAAACTGGTGACTTTAGACATGTGTGGCCTGACTTTGGTGGTTTAGAGGTTTCCACTTTATAACAACAATATgattaaagctgaaacaattaggTGATTGATAAGTTTAGGCCAAATATTCACtgatttcagcttttcaaatgatgatcattttctttgtctcaaaCTGAATATCTTGAATTAAAGGCGTGGCAAGTTAATTTAACCAGCCTATTTCGTTCACTGCgaaaaagtgctttacacaatgcaaaagaatacaaaatatgaataaGATAAGACTAAGAGAAGCAGGTCAAGGTAACTGAATAATAACATACATGCAATTTGATTGagaatgatgaataaaacagtgtaaaaaggcaGTGTGATGGATAAGAATTATGAGAAGCTCCacactttaattaaaaacaattgtAAAAAGGTGTGTCTTCATTTGTTCCAGATGTGGAAACATGGGAGCTAAAGTTAAACATAAATCAACCAGCTTCACTTTGCCACTTTGGTTTCTGGGTAATCTTAATCTCATGAACTGTAATCAATGACTTATTCCACTTCTTGAATAACAGATACAGAGAGTTTGATTGGCTCATGGTATGCAATTAGATCTTGCATCAGCCATCCTTTGCATTCCTCCACAGTCTTGCCCTGACGTAAAGATAGACAAAAGCCCCTCTTGTCTCCTCCCCTCACCTGTCTTGCTATAAATCTCAGGTCTCATCAAACAGGCTCATCACTTCTTACTTCACACAGCATCCAAGAAGCTTTAGACTCTCTgaggaaggatttttttttgtgtgtgtgacctgaaACCAAGGACCAAATCAACACAACAAGATGGGCAAGATCCTGTTTGGAATCATTGCAGTTGTTGCATCTTTCATTCTGGGTAAGATCAGAGATCAACAGTTATCAGGGTTTTTACTGGAAAGAAAGATATGATGGACATGAAATTTGGCAATTTCTCTGGCGGTGATTGGTTTGATTGAGTAATCTGTAGTGCAAAGATTAGCCATGAAAAAAAGGGCGGGAAAAGCTCAGTTGATGAAAAGATTGGACACTGATTTCAAAttcattagcattcatttcatttgtattacttgtattactattattttatcataaagaaaacaaaaatcacagttgaattcagctttttattgattttttattgACATCTCATTTGCCCAAACCCGTGCTTATACAGTACAGAAATTAGTTTTTGGTAAAAGTGATATTACAGAATTGtcaattttagatttttaaatgagTCAGTTCACCCAAAGTATAATGATAGATATTTTCTAATTTAGCCCCGGTGGTACCTTACCGTGTAGCTAGTTTAACATTCAGGTGTCAACAATTTTCAAAGGGACTATTTCTTCAGACGAAAGTAGCtccattaaaaacagtttgacacCAGGCGTCAGGATCATGCAGGGTAGTGTCAACTCTCTTCAACTATCACCACTAGAGGAAACGGAGacaatttgttttctttgagtgATTTGGGTGAAATAAccagttgtttttgtgtgcgtTTCTTTTAATAAGCCCCATGGCCAGTCGGTTCTTTAGAAATCCTTCATATTTGCTGAAAAAACAACTTAAGGTCTCCGTTCAGTGAAGTGCACCACTGATTAGCATCCATTCACACATTGACAATGAAGATTCAAATACAGTATCACTGAAATTGACAAGGTACCACAGCACAGGGTGTGGCAAAAGGTCCAACTGAATGGTCAGGAAAAACACGTGTAAAAACACGCATGTGTAATTATCAAAGCGACATTAGCACAAGCTCTTATAAAACAATCGCTGCCATAATATTATAGCATGTTACGGGTTTACGGTTTGATAATCAATCTCAGCTCTGAAATGTTATGAAATGATTCTTGATTTTAACCTTTGTGCGTTCACTTGTGTGTTTCAGCGGAGTCCCTGACCTGCAACAAATGCACCTTTGGCCTAGTGGGCTTCTGCCTCAACTCTGCTGAGGAGTCCTGTTCGTCCAACTCCAGTGTTTGCTTTACTGGAAAAGCCAGTAAGTCACCTGCCAATAATCTTCACGCTCACGCTcacgctcacactcacaccctTTTCCTTTAAACATTACATAACAGCACAGGCATGAATCACATCACAAATCTTTACTAAATCCTTTGACACCTAGACACATGGATTAACAAGCACACCCTATGTTCCCTGCTGTGTCCCATGTGACTAGATATGCATGTTTTATCTTCATGCTGATTCAATGGAGTGATTCCTTTTCTTTGACTAACGGTTGCCATACCAGTGGAAAATTACGTCTTTACAAGTCCTGCACACTGGTTTAAAAGtagatggaaaaaataaaagccagaaTAAAAGCAGTCATTTAAACAAAAGATTTCATGATTTCAGGGCAATTGAAATAATAAGGGAAGGAACAAAAAAGTAAGCAAAGGAAGGAAAGGgggaaaacaataaaaaaaataatgatgtaaGATCTGATTCGCAAAATTAGTGTATGAACATCCAGGTATAGTGGCTTAGGTGAATTTGGTGCAGTAAAAAGTGCATTATTTCCATGCGgtggagtaaaaagtagaaattctaacaaaacagaaacacttgaaTAAAGTACCAGAACCTCAAAACTGTATTTGATTTAATGTACCATGCTACTCCCGGATTCTTTTATCAGTCTGACACAACTATTTCTCCTCAGCTTTCCCGTCACTCTCGGACTTCGTTGGCTTCAACACCCAGGGCTGCAAGGATGATTCCAGTGGCTGCAACGCGACCACCAACGCCACCCTGCTGAGCGTCAACTACCAGACCAAAATCGAGTGCTGCTCAACAGACAAGTGCAACCCCGTGCAGCTCAGCGGGGCCCCGTCCACCAAGATGACCTTCACGGCCGCCATCGGTGCAGCCGTCCTGGCCTCCGTGTGGGGAAGCATGCTGTAAAACGCCTAGTGCAACATCACAAAACCGCAGCAACCAGCTGCAACCAAGAACCAAAGGCACTATCCATAGTAAACTCTTTGGACCTGGTGATTTTACGAGTATGTTTACTCATATGTTCACAGTCTCTATTTTTCATAACTCATGTCAGAGGTCACTTTTATGATGAAGTTACATAAACTACATAACTCAGGGAAACTCCACATCAAGGAAGTTGAGCAATGGCATGTTTCAGGGAAACATTGAGTTCATAAAATCTTCCATGTTGttgctttgctttttgtttttataaccaATAAATTTATTTATCCTTTTACCTACTTTGTGTCTCACTGGacaattttcttcttttcaacaaAAAAGATGACATAAATAGTTTAATAGTCATTTATATGTCAAGCAATATTCTACTATAACGATTGTACTTGTACCAAAGGATATACTGGCGGAGTCGCCAGTGGGTACGGAAAAGCTCAACTGATGAACTAATAAATTTACTTTACAACATCAACATCCATTTTGCATTTGAGAGCTTGTGAAATCACTCAAGTGAGGCGTGAAGTTGAAATATTTAActaaaaatcatatatatacagttgAAGTACAGTAGGTAACTTAGTAATGGACCAATGGTTTTCATGTCCAGCTTCCGTCACTCAGCATGAAAGCAACCACAGCCACTTAAACACTAATGATTCAAATATGTTGCAATAATATCCACTTCTTTACAATCAATAGTGTTAATATGACAGGCGCTGTGAAGGTGTGACTGTGTTCCTATTTCGTTTTACTTCACGTACAGGAATATGTCATCCCTTTCCCGCTCTCTTATCTCTACAGTTGACATATTTTACTGATATAACTCCCCCGGTGTATGTAAATCTGAATCACTGGTCCACAAAACCTAAAGCTTCAGCACACCTTTTGAAACGGTCACAAATTAGAGACGACCGAAACTCTTCGGAGGTATTTTCACCTGCAGGTAGATCTAAGAACATCACGATGAACAAACTTCTGTGGAGCTGTGCCGCGCTGTTGACTCTGTTTGTTACAGgtaggggttttttttttgttttttttgttttttacaaggGAAGCAGTAACTTTGGGGGGTGTTCCTGTGTATGGGTTCAAAATAAGGATCAATGAGATGTTGAGCTTGTGAAATCATGATCAGAAATAATTTCAAAACTTGCAGTTGCATACCGCACTTAGTAAACCTGCCATAAAACCTTGcatgagaaaacaaaagcattGATATAAGGATAAAGTATTTAGAtattctcatttttttctgcaatcTACAAATCTGTTCCACACATTCAAAAACTAGAATTTATCCTGTAATGTGTTGACTTTAAATTTATTCCTGAACATCATTTCACAAATTATGAATCTTATTGGCCCATGTTTTTGGCCCCGTATATCATTCAGTGACAGGGTATCCAGCAGTTAAAGTGGTTTATGCAGATGTGTGTTATCAGAACAGAACTGTGCGGTAATTTGgttaatttcatttcaaattcatgATGTTATTTGATGTGATGTTATTTAAAACATAATGCAGTGCATGATGTATGACTTCAGCAAGCTGTATGAAAGATCTGCCCATTCAAACAAGATTTGCCCATTGAAAGGATAAGTTCAcccaaaacatcaacattaaatattaacataaacattaatCTGCCACTAACGATACAGATGCTgtagttttgtttgtattttttttacagactttGACAAAACATACCTTGGATAGTTTTTATTGTAACCAGCACATTGTGTCTGTGAAAATCAAGTTGATGTTAAATGTAAGTACCACAAAACAAATCTCATTCAGCTCTAATGTTACAGGGTGGAGCCAGAAAAACTTCTCATGACTCATATCAACTTCAGCAAATAAAACTGTGGCTTTTTGTACAGTTGGCTTCAAAGTCATACACATGTATCCTGTATTTAATTGCATTTTAGATAACACACCCGGAGGTGTTCACCTTGAGAGGTTACGAAACAAAAGTCGTGATGTGTGCTTTGTGATTACTTCAGGTGCTTGTTTGATAaaggtgtaaataaatgaagtcAGATATTTAGGaatatttatttgactttttccaGAGGGTTGagatcaaacaacataaaacattcTTTTCCAGTGGTCCTGTTCAtgtccctgtctctcctctctcacagtTGAGTCCCTCTCCTGTTACACCTGTGATGTGGCGATCCTCGGCTCCTGCCTCCGTGCAGCACCTATAAATTGCACTAGAGATCAGACCAGATGTTTCACTGCAGTTGCTAGTAAGATGAATGACAcattaatctttttttcatacataaaaacaatgaacaaaacGCCTTTTTTTGTCAATGTAATGTTAAAGATAAACTGTGTTAGACTTTCTGCTGACGCTGAACAGATGCATGtattgcacatacacacaaagaaaatataaaacacaattaaaacatgaataaatgaatcaatagAGTTGGCTGTcctcattaaaataaatttaaaaaatgatttttggACATGCcacacataaaatataatgtttctcatatgaaaaactgaaatacaaaagaTGTCTTTCTGCATAGaggagacacaaacaaccacaaagaaaccGTAACGACAGCCACATCCCTGCTGCATAATTTAAATCAGTTctggtaattaaaaaaatgaatcatagtAAATATCTGCCTCTTTGCTTCCTCCAGAGTTTAGCGCCGACCTTTTGGATATCCATCAACGAGGCTGTACAAAAGAAGATGCATGCAGAAATGAGACTGGGGCCATCCTGAATGTTAACTACACCATCACCAGGACCTGCTGCAGCACCAACCTGTGCAACGGAGCTGCCTCCATCCAGCTACCTATGACCGCGGCTCTGTGCGCTGCTCTGGTGGCAGTTTTGAGCCAATGGGCCCtttaaagaggaggagatgggacAACAAATTGTTCCTTTAAGTTTCCAATTTCGAaaacacataacttttttttctgaggtcacagtcTCTctacatttcctgtttgaacAATTTTTGGCTCTATATTCTACACCAGGACTGAATGCCTCTGTTTAAGCAACTTAAAACCAATAGtgattgttaaaaaaataaattatttcctAGTGAAATTGTATTTCCAGTTTTCCCAGAGTGTTTATTTGGAACACAGCCTCCACATGATCGGTATGATACGATATGCTAACATAACTGTTGTCTCGGAGACAAGGTTTGGATAATGCAAACGacgaacaaacaaaacagtgttAAAGTAgtagttttcacatttttgttgtgGGCAAGATGAGAAGATAAATATCACTCCCATGTCGGTATCTTAATTACAGCATAGCAGTTTTACTTATAGCAgtctgttagcttagcacaaaacaGCTATTGTGGCTCTGTCTGAAGAGGATAGATCCCGCCTTCCAGCACCTCTTATCATCTAAACTAATATTATatctttgtttaatctgtaaacaAGATGAGAGGCTGTGGGTTCATGGAAGTCACATATCTCTTTGAGCTGTAAGtctcatcatcactgtgagATTGGTATGAAACCATAAAATAATTTGCAACAGAACCGctcataaaaatcacaatatattGTTTATACTCTTTGgcttttgtacagattaaacaaattaatGTTTCCCactatttccagtctttgagCAAAATTAAGCTAACCATTTTAGCTCATGTAACTCATGGCAAATAAGAAACGAATGAACTCCAAATATTATAAACTGCTTTTATTTGGGTATGTATGTTATAAagaaacatgcaaaacatttaGCACCTGTGGGTAAATTTAAAGCTGTGACaaataaaggaatagtttgacatttggggaaatatgctagtttgctttcttgctgagtgCTAGCTGAGgagattgatgccactctctTCTCTGTATCATAAACATGTAGCTACAGCCtgcagccggttagcttagccgcaaattgttttcttttttctctctctagtTAAGTACATGTTAAACAAGtgagatttaaaatgttaattagcGAGCTTTAGAGCTGCTGACAgaaggattgttttttttttttttttttagatagaAGCAGGGTAGCTATTTCCTCGAGTTTCCAGCTTTAGCTAAGTGAAGCTAACCTCTTTACAGATGTGTACTtcttaaacagctgttttcagtggattTGGGAGttgattttttctttacagACTTATGAACCACTGTGAGTAAATTTAATGCTGTTGCAACTTTAGCCCTTGTTTTTTGACTAATACCAAACAAACTTAAAAACCATAATGTACTGCAGGTTGATTCAAAGATGCAAATAATGTTTTGAGCTCACAGCTTCTCTTCAgtttctatttctattctattctacaCTTGAAAATTGACTTTTGAGGTTATTTTGTCTCACGTACAGTGCCAATGGTAAAGTCTGAGTGTCCATGATCTATGTGGAAAttgtcaaaagtaaaaaaaaaaatagaaaaaaaaagatggcaaaGAGTAAAGGGAGTGTCTCTTCACAGAGATTCCTATTATTGAGGACATTTCCCATTATTGACTGAAACTTGGTAGCTTTGTCCTCTTTTGTAATGAAATGCTTTTGAAAGTGAAggttcaaacaaacacaaacacacacatattcaactacgcacacacacaaacacagtaaagagATGACCGTCcattatctctttttctctttgtttggcTTTTCAAAGCTGTCTGAGTTTgacaagtgaaaatgaaaggcATTCATCTTTTTTACTCATTGTTGATGACCAATCTGAGATCCTCATCGCAACCAGGTGACCAAGGCTGATAAAGCTCCCATTTCAGACACTGACCTGGACAGTTGGATCGTTGCTCGTCTCTTTGACCACCGCTGTTACATTTGGATCTTCTTATTTGTGCTGAAACTCtctttataaaacaaacatttgtgtaAGAGCAAAATGAAGAAATTGCTATTTGTCTGTGCAGCCTTTATGGCAATGGTTGTTACAGGTAGGGGCACGCTATATCTCACTATATCttcagttttgaaaaaaaacaaaattcgTCTTCACATGTCTTTACTTGAACTAGAGCTGCaaagattaattaattaaaatgtattggCAACTATTTGGACAATCGATTCAGATCGGTTGTGTCACTTTTCaatcaaaaattcaaaatatttactgATTGTAGCTTCCAGGCTGTAACACCAAGGTCTTGTCCTTGGTAATGTCTTTCTGAAAATTTGGgggttttatgactttttggcAGTTTACTTGTAAAGGATTCAGTATTTCTCCGCCAGAATACAACGAATGAGTGACAGTGGAAAGAAATCTGTAAAACAATTTACTTTTGACAAGCTGTATTAAAATTATATGGTATAAATTGACTTGTGACTTTCATGCAGAGTGATTCGTATAAAACAGTAACACTTAATAAAAGCTCTGAGGCACCGAAAGTGTTTGATAAGAACATTTTATCATGTTGAAATGGCATTTCTGAAAATGATGTCAACTTTGCTGACTTTGACAATGATGAGAAGTGATAAAGAAGTTGATCCTGATGCTGCATTTAGGTCAGTGGTGGCTTATTGTGTAATGTTCTGTTACTTCAATAATGTTCCTCCCTCGTATAAAGAAAGCAGTACGTCATCTGTCTcagcactttctctctcttatctcATCCTCATCATGTGCTCTTCTAAatctctcattcattcatttcatttcattcaatcATAGGTGAGTCGCTGACCTGCAACACCTGCAGGGTGGGGATCGCAGGTAAATGTCTGTTCAGCTCCACTGAAACCTGCAGCGACTCTCAGTCCAGCTGCTACTGGGGAAACCTGGGTGAGTGACACTTCAATGATCCTTTGAGTGTCACAATGTGTCGGCAcctctttatttttaatgtaaaaactcCAACAAAAACTCTCTTCGTCTCCTTGTCTCCCCATTTCAGCCTTCAACATCAGCAGTTTGCTCAGCCTGCAGACCCAAGGCTGCCTGGCCTCCTCCCTCTGCAACCAAACTGAAACGGGATCCCTCCTGACTGCCGGATACACCGTCAACAGGACCTGCTGCAGCACCGACTGCTGTAACGGAGCCGCATCCATCCAgttctctctcactgctgctttGGGCGCCGCCCTACTGGCTGTTTGGAGCAACTTGagcctttaaaaatgaaaacaaagatcccctgttgtctttgtgtgcatgcaACTTGATGGATCCTGTAGACACTCCTGTATTGTGATAGTCGTATTGTTGTAGCCTTTATGCCTGGAAATATGGGGTTTTGTGAAAATATAGACATAGTATGAAAACTCTATACATCTTCAACTACCACAAAGTAAACTTTTAACTGCCTGAAACCTTTTACCGCATGTTCATAACAGAGGTGAACAAATAATAAACTATatctggttggttggttgtttgttgaGACCGAACGTAAGGACTGGGAAGCTACAAATGAATTGCCTAtgggggataaataaagttgtctgaactgaactgaactaatAAAAGTTACATTACAtgctctgactttttatgcactTGAGTTTTACTTTCCTCTAGGCTGTGAATGTAAATCTTATCAGGACTTCCTCTTTACTttccagaaaacacaaaacctgaTGAACTTCATTCTTGCACATAACTTTACCATTCAGTCGTGAGTGGAATCTTTTCATTGCCTCTTCAGACAGTCACTAGACTCAGACTGAGGTATTCAGACCTTGAAATAATATCTATTTAAACTTTCTAACTAAGCCCGTTGACCTCGTAACCCTGAGAAGGATGAATAACTTCTGGAAAGCAGTGACTGTCCTGAGCGCCTTCATCGCAGCGGGTAAGTTCAGAATAACTTCTGAGGTGAAATAAGAGGATTTGTCTTCACATACAGTCTGTGGGTGAAAATGAGAACACAGATTTAATTAAACCTAATTCTTTATTTGTAAAGAAGCTAACAACAGATTACCTAAAACAGGCCTTTATATATTATTGTTCCTTTTGCTTTTGTGAGATCAAATGTGTTTACTCTTAACTACATCAATGTCTGTCTTTCAGACTACGTTTTGTGTGACCTCAATATTAACTAGACACGTCTGTGTTAAGTACTGACCTGCACTATAATTGCTGGACAAATGTAGTCAAAGGGAGTGGCTTTTACCTTGATTGCACTCTGGCCTCATTACCAGGAGCAAACAAAGTGCTCAGGACAAAGTCTCgggacaaacaaaaataaagattgaTGGTTGATTGAGTCTCAGGTGGTTTTGCTGCGCTGCAGCTTAATGACATTGTGTCTGGTACAATTGTCTTGTGCAGGACTAATTGCCACAGATGTCAGAGGGGACTCCTGTTCTGAATTGATACACATTATGAGACTAGAGGCAATTTAAAAGCAGCATAAAGCATTTGGAGAGCGTCTTGCTTCCTGAGTACCTGGTTAAAAAGAATTTAAGGGTAAATGTATTCACTTGCCTAAAAATGCAACAATTCATAGACTTTAGAAATTTAAGGAAGCGTATGGACTGGACCTCTAGTTTCAGGGGCGCATTGCATCCTAG includes:
- the LOC130183970 gene encoding lymphocyte antigen 6 complex locus protein G6d-like; translated protein: HSFISFHSIIGESLTCNTCRVGIAGKCLFSSTETCSDSQSSCYWGNLAFNISSLLSLQTQGCLASSLCNQTETGSLLTAGYTVNRTCCSTDCCNGAASIQFSLTAALGAALLAVWSNLSL
- the LOC130183622 gene encoding prostate stem cell antigen-like, with amino-acid sequence MNKLLWSCAALLTLFVTVESLSCYTCDVAILGSCLRAAPINCTRDQTRCFTAVAKFSADLLDIHQRGCTKEDACRNETGAILNVNYTITRTCCSTNLCNGAASIQLPMTAALCAALVAVLSQWAL